A genome region from Paramisgurnus dabryanus chromosome 12, PD_genome_1.1, whole genome shotgun sequence includes the following:
- the LOC135737856 gene encoding C-C motif chemokine 14-like, producing the protein MRIHCIFIACLALFALCTLALDPNPQDPGKCCFFYSNMRIPVKQVDSYQTTFSGCTKEGIIFFMKSGIEICVNPNDRWVQRLKKLVDARALKDIEVSSGDSN; encoded by the exons ATGAGGATTCACTGCATCTTCATCGCCTGTCTCGCTCTCTTCGCCCTCTGCACACTGGCACTCGACCCAA ATCCACAAGATCCTGGTAAATGCTGCTTTTTTTATTCCAATATGAGAATCCCAGTAAAGCAGGTTGACAGTTACCAAACAACTTTTTCTGGATGCACAAAAGAAGGAATTAT TTTCTTCATGAAATCTGGAATTGAGATCTGTGTTAACCCAAACGACAGATGGGTTCAGAGACTGAAGAAACTGGTGGATGCTCGCGCCCTGAAAGACATAGAGGTCAGCTCTGGGGACAGCAATTAA
- the LOC135738229 gene encoding C-C motif chemokine 20-like gives MKLYCIFIACLALFALCSQAFEQSPQGPDKCCFSFYNLRIPVKQVVGYQTCDFKCQIKGIIFITESGNEICADPNERWVKRLKNLLDARTLKEMTEVSFGDST, from the exons ATGAAACTTTACTGCATCTTCATCGCCTGTCTCGCTCTCTTCGCCCTCTGCTCACAGGCATTCGAGCAAA GTCCACAAGGTCCTGATAAATGCTGCTTTTCTTTTTACAATTTGAGAATCCCAGTAAAGCAGGTTGTCGGTTACCAAACATGTGATTTTAAATGCCAAATAAAAGGAATTAT TTTTATCACGGAATCTGGAAATGAGATCTGTGCTGACCCAAACGAGAGATGGGTTAAGAGACTAAAGAACCTGCTGGATGCTCGCACCCTGAAAGAGATGACGGAGGTCAGCTTTGGAGACAGCACTTAA
- the LOC141283074 gene encoding C-C motif chemokine 3-like 1 has translation MANINTQDNLPLTTQQNTQITMSTDSNMRLYYIVACFVLFAISSLTSSVAPQGPDKCCFSFSNVRIPVKQIVGYHITHDQCHKDGIFFIMKSGNEICADLNERWVQRLKKLVDARDLIDMIEVRSGETY, from the exons ATGGCTAACATCAATACTCAAGACAACCTGCCACTGACAACACAACAAAATACACAGATAACAATGAGCACAGACTCCAACATGAGGCTTTACTACATCGTCGCCTGTTTTGTTCTCTTCGCTATCAGCTCCCTGACGAGCAGTGTAG CCCCGCAGGGTCCTGACAAATGCTGCTTTTCTTTTTCCAATGTGAGAATCCCAGTAAAGCAGATTGTCGGTTACCATATAACTCATGATCAATGTCATAAAGATGGAATCTT TTTCATCATGAAATCTGGAAATGAGATCTGCGCTGACCTGAACGAGAGATGGGTTCAGAGACTGAAGAAACTGGTGGACGCTCGTGACCTGATAGACATGATAGAGGTCAGGTCTGGGGAAACATATTAG